The nucleotide sequence CCCGATAAGGAATTGGAATTGGTTCCGGGGGCGCTTGAAGATGCCCATGCATTTCTCGAAAACACACCTGAAACGCAGGCGCGCTTTGAAAGGGTTTCCACGCTTATTGAAGGGTTCGAGTCGTCGTTTGGCCTGGAATTACTCTCTACGGTGCATTGGATCGCCAGCGAGGAGAAGATATTGGACTTTGACGACATAGTGAATCATACTTACGCCTGGAGCGAAAGAAAGAAACAGTTTTCGCGGCGTCAGATTAAGATAGCATTTGATATTTTGTCGGAGAAGGGATGGATTGAGCATTCCGATGTGCGTGAGGCAGCGCATCCGGGAAGGA is from Gemmatimonadota bacterium and encodes:
- a CDS encoding Appr-1-p processing protein; protein product: MDNRSVLKMTPGRAALVGLMDCYVRGLLDPFVTLLEVHKLMYFMQVAGEPLRLKFVKATYGPYAENLRHVLNAIEGHLVSGYADGGDAPDKELELVPGALEDAHAFLENTPETQARFERVSTLIEGFESSFGLELLSTVHWIASEEKILDFDDIVNHTYAWSERKKQFSRRQIKIAFDILSEKGWIEHSDVREAAHPGR